Proteins from one Ahaetulla prasina isolate Xishuangbanna chromosome 2, ASM2864084v1, whole genome shotgun sequence genomic window:
- the UBL5 gene encoding ubiquitin-like protein 5, translating into MIEVVCNDRLGKKVRVKCNTDDCIRDLKKLIAAQTGTRWDKIVLKKWYTIFKDHVMLADYEIHDGMNLELYYQ; encoded by the exons ATGATTGAAGTAGTTTGCAACGATCGGCTGGGCAAGAAAGTTAGAGTGAAGTGCAA CACTGATGATTGCATCAGGGATCTTAAGAAGCTTATTGCTGCCCAGACTGGTACTCGCTGGGACAAGATAGTTCTGAAGAAGTG GTATACaattttcaaggaccatgtgaTGCTGGCAGACT ATGAAATCCATGATGGCATGAACCTGGAATTGTACTATCAGTAG
- the FBXL12 gene encoding F-box/LRR-repeat protein 12 translates to MMAALSPPTLSSLPDSLLLQILVWLPPRDRVGVARVCKRWHRLVRDNFLWRHVDLSSCRISSKILWHLLRNYFQGNLRTLKLRGSLHSFRKQEILTRALLQALGKQCPKLHQISLMELDLRSFQYGCMPSSLTTLELRCCEIPFVWFQVPETPCTFPRIQQLLIWNVPAFSNQHLLNIATQGTLKTLILSEVYRITDVGIEVAAPHLKDLQHLALCHCSIGDSAMHFTGRHMKQLHHLDLRSNSLTDVGLLCLSGLPNLESLCLRDCSQLSPETILIVCQSLSSLKHLDLSGIDFEDKIFQKIQLGLPSCTVTNTIPCTDSSAIS, encoded by the exons ATGATGGCCGCGCTATCCCCTCCGACTCTTTCCTCTCTCCCGGACTCGCTTTTGCTCCAGATTCTGGTTTGGCTGCCACCGCGTGaccgagtgggcgtggccag AGTCTGCAAACGGTGGCATCGTTTGGTGCGGGACAACTTCTTGTGGCGACACGTGGACCTCTCTTCCTGCAGG atATCCTCCAAGATCTTATGGCATCTTCTACGGAACTATTTCCAAGGCAACTTGCGGACTCTGAAGTTACGGGGATCCCTCCACTCCTTTCGAAAACAAGAAATACTTACCAGAGCACTGCTACAGGCTTTGGGCAAACAATGTCCCAAACTCCACCAAATCAGCTTGATGGAGCTAGACCTCCGTTCATTCCAGTATGGCTGTATGCCCTCCTCTCTTACCACCCTGGAGCTGAGATGTTGTGAGATCCCTTTTGTTTGGTTCCAAGTGCCAGAGACCCCCTGCACTTTCCCAAGAATCCAACAACTTTTAATCTGGAATGTCCCAGCTTTTTCTAACCAGCACCTATTGAATATCGCTACCCAGGGCACTCTCAAGACTCTTATCCTTTCAGAAGTCTATCGTATAACAGATGTGGGGATCGAGGTAGCAGCACCACATCTGAAAGACCTTCAGCACCTTGCCTTGTGCCATTGTAGCATTGGTGATTCAGCCATGCACTTCACTGGACGACACATGAAGCAACTGCACCATTTAGATCTCAGGAGCAATTCTTTGACAGATGTAGGTCTTCTTTGCTTAAGTGGTTTGCCAAACTTAGAGAGTCTTTGTTTGAGAGACTGCAGTCAACTTTCTCCAGAAACCATTTTAATTGTTTGCCAGTCACTCTCTAGCCTGAAGCATCTTGATTTAAGCGGGATAGACTTTGAAGACAAAATATTCCAAAAGATCCAGTTGGGTTTGCCAAGCTGCACAGTGACAAACACCATCCCTTGCACAGATTCAAGTGCAATATCTTAG